Below is a genomic region from Candidatus Anaeroferrophillus wilburensis.
GTTCGGTGTTGCCAGTGGTGAGTGTGAGAAATGATGCTATCCGGTGACGGGTTTGGCGGTGAAGGTTTTTCTACAGGTCTTTTTCGGTGGCAATCATATTTTTGCCACTTTTTTTCGCCCGGTAGAGGGCATCATCGGCACGCTTGATGAGGTTGTCGACGGTATCCCCGGCTTGGCACTGGGAAATCCCCATGCTGACGGTTATTTTGATCTTTAGAGTTCCATTTTCCGTCTCAAAAACCTTTTTACCCAGCAGCAGCCGCATTTTTTCGGCCACCTGATGTGCCTGCTCAAGGCTGGTTGATGGCAGGATGGCAATAAACTCTTCACCACCAAAACGGGAAATAAAATCAGAGGTTCGCAAGCTGCCTTTAATGAAGTTGGCCAGTTTTCTTAAAATGGCATCCCCCACCTGGTGACCGTGCTGGTCATTGACATCTTTAAAGTCATCAATATCAAGGATCAGCAGGGTGAAAATTTCCTGGTAGCGCTCAACCCGAGAGTGTTCTTCCACCAGTCGGCTGAAGAGTGCCCGGCGATTGTAGAGGCCGGTCAATTCATCAATGGTCGCCAGGTTGGTAATCTGGCTTAGCTGCGACTGCAGTTGCTGAACCTGCTGCTGGGCTTCAGTCAGTTTATGTTTCAGGGAAACATTGCTTTCTCGAACTTGATTGATTTCATCACTGATAAGATGCCGTAAACTGACCAGATCAACGACCTTTTCCATGCCTTGAAGATTTTGCTGATTGCGTTGCAGACTTTGGTCGTGGGCCGCTGCTGATTGATCCAGGCCTTCAATGACCTCGGTGACGGCAGCAACAAGTTGCAGCGTCGCTTCCTGCTGCTTTTTCAGTTCCCGCTTGCCACCGTTGTCCTGCTTATCGATAATCTCCTTGATTTCCTGATCGACTTCATCCAGAAAAACATAAAAATACTTGCTGTAGAGGTCGGGGAGCAAAGGAGTGTGGTGGGCAACCATGTGGTTGAGGGTCTTTTTGGCGATCCGTGCTACCGAGATGTAAAATTGTTCCATGGATGTAGCTCCAATATGGTCATCAATGATATCTATAGCGGACTATTGACTATGAATCGACATGTAGCGAAAAAAAATTGAATTTTTTTTTAGCTTTGCTATATTTTCATCAGGACTGGTGGTTGGAATGACACTGATCGCAAGACAGTTTGCAGCAGGCTTCCAATCAATCGAGAGACTGACAGTCATTTACCGGGTGGGCCATTAGATGATTTCTTCTGAAAAAGCAGCAAGAAAACTTCATGTTGTCCTCATTGAAGACAGTCATACAACAGCGGCCGCCATTGTCAATAAATTGGTCGATGTCCATGGTTGTCGTGTTTCTCATTTTGTCAATGGAAAAGATTTTTTTTCCGGTTTTAATCTGAATGTATTGCCGGATATTTTTCTTGTTGACAGCATTTTAAAAGACCAACAGGGCAGATTGCTGGCCAGTGGTGTAGATATTGTTTCCCGGATAAA
It encodes:
- a CDS encoding GGDEF domain-containing protein, with protein sequence MEQFYISVARIAKKTLNHMVAHHTPLLPDLYSKYFYVFLDEVDQEIKEIIDKQDNGGKRELKKQQEATLQLVAAVTEVIEGLDQSAAAHDQSLQRNQQNLQGMEKVVDLVSLRHLISDEINQVRESNVSLKHKLTEAQQQVQQLQSQLSQITNLATIDELTGLYNRRALFSRLVEEHSRVERYQEIFTLLILDIDDFKDVNDQHGHQVGDAILRKLANFIKGSLRTSDFISRFGGEEFIAILPSTSLEQAHQVAEKMRLLLGKKVFETENGTLKIKITVSMGISQCQAGDTVDNLIKRADDALYRAKKSGKNMIATEKDL